A part of Aspergillus oryzae RIB40 DNA, chromosome 7 genomic DNA contains:
- a CDS encoding pleiotropic drug resistance family ABC transporter (pleiotropic drug resistance proteins (PDR1-15), ABC superfamily) codes for MSLLGTINPNLNPARAVGAQGDAEGAAPVSGGEPMPIFEGNDSARTSDTALDKLGKDESKYDEQIAEAEVTRLAQQLTRQSTRFSVSQNAENPFLETKEDSTLNPLGPNFKAKNWMKNLLALTSRDPERHPRREAGVSFRNLSVHGYGSPTDYQKDVFNMVLQVGALFRAVTGTGKQKIQILRDFDGLVKSGEMLVVLGRPGSGCSTFLKTLAGEMNGIYMDDKSDLNYQGIPAKQMRRQFRGEAIYNAETDVHFPQLSVGDTLKFAALTRCPRNRFPGVSREQYATHMRDVVMAMLGLTHTINTRVGNDFVRGVSGGERKRVSIAEATLSGSPLQCWDNSTRGLDSANALEFCKTLNLMTKYAGATVAVAIYQASQSAYDVFDKVTVLYEGRQIYFGRTDEAKEFFTTMGFECPERQTTADFLTSLTSPSERIVKKGYEGKVPRTPDEFAAAWKNSEAYAKLIREIEEYNREFPLGGESVQKFVESRRAMQAKNQRVGSPYTVSIYEQVRLCMIRGFQRLKGDSSLTMSQLIGNFIMALIIGSVFYNLQHDTSSFYSRGALLFFAVLLNAFSSALEILTLYAQRPIVEKQARYAMYHPFAEAIASMLCDMPYKITNAIIFNITLYFMTNLRREPGPFFVFLLFTFVTTMTMSMLFRTIAASSRTLSQALVPAAILILGLVIYTGFTIPTRNMLGWSRWMNYLDPIAYGFESLMVNEFHNTKWKCSSAELIPNYEGASLANKICSTVGAVAGSEYVYGDDYLEQSFQYYESHKWRNLGIMFAFMVFFLATYLTATEYISEAKSKGEVLLFRRGHYSRGAADVETHNEVSATEKTNESSDGAGAAIQRQEAIFHWQDVCYDIKIKGEPRRILDHVDGWVKPGTCTALMGVSGAGKTTLLDVLATRVTMGVVTGEMLVDGRLRDQSFQRKTGYVQQQDLHLHTTTVREALRFSAILRQPAHVSRQEKLDYVEEVIKLLGMEAYADAVVGVPGEGLNVEQRKRLTIGVELAAKPQLLLFLDEPTSGLDSQTSWSILDLIDTLTKHGQAILCTIHQPSAMLFQRFDRLLFLAKGGKTVYFGEIGERSSTLASYFERNGAPKLPVEANPAEWMLEVIGAAPGSHSDIDWPAVWRESPEREAVRNHLAELKSTLSQKSVDSSHSDESSFKEFAAPFSVQLYECLVRVFSQYWRTPVYIYSKAVLCILTSLYIGFSFFHAENSRQGLQNQMFSIFMLMTIFGNLVQQIMPNFVTQRALYEARERPSKAYSWKAFMTANILVELPWNALMSVIIFVCWYYPIGLYRNAEPTDSVHERGALMWLLILSFLLFTSTFAHMMIAGIELAETGGNLANLLFSLCLIFCGVLATPETLPGFWIFMYRVSPFTYLVSGMLATGVGRTTAVCEKVEFLHLTPPANTTCYDYMSDYIGSFGGYLENDNATDSCSFCQISSTDTFLSAVSSYYEDRWRNFGIMWAFIVFNIAAAVFIYWLARVPKGSRSKN; via the exons ATGTCTCTTCTGGGGACAATAAACCCTAATCTCAACCCCGCCCGAGCAGTCGGCGCTCAAGGTGATGCCGAGGGCGCAGCTCCTGTGAGCGGAGGGGAGCCAATGCCTATCTTCGAGGGAAACGACAGCGCAAGAACGTCTGATACCGCCTTGGACAAACTAGGCAAAGATGAATCCAAATACGATGAGCAGATCGCAGAAGCAGAGGTCACCCGCTTGGCACAGCAACTGACCCGCCAATCGACGAGGTTCTCCGTCAGCCAGAATGCGGAGAACCCATTCCTGGAAACCAAGGAGGATTCCACTCTAAACCCTCTCGGCCCTAACTTCAAGGCAAAGAACTGGATGAAGAACTTGTTAGCCCTTACATCTCGTGATCCGGAAAGACACCCCAGACGTGAAGCCGGTGTCTCGTTCCGCAACCTTAGTGTTCACGGTTATGGAAGCCCGACGGATTACCAGAAGGATGTGTTCAACATGGTCCTTCAAGTCGGTGCCCTGTTCCGTGCGGTCACTGGCACCGGTAAGCAGAAGATTCAGATTCTGCGCGACTTTGACGGCCTCGTAAAGAGCGGTGAGATGCTTGTCGTGCTGGGACGACCTGGAAG TGGATGCTCCACCTTTTTGAAAACACTCGCTGGTGAGATGAACGGTATCTATATGGACGATAAATCCGACTTGAACTACCAGGGTATTCCCGCCAAACAAATGCGGAGACAATTCCGTGGTGAAGCTATCTATAACGCCGAAACCGATGTTCACTTTCCTCAGCTGTCGGTTGGTGACACCCTAAAGTTTGCTGCACTTACTCGTTGTCCACGGAATCGATTCCCCGGTGTCTCTCGAGAGCAATACGCCACCCATATGCGCGATGTTGTGATGGCTATGCTTGGTCTCACGCATACCATTAACACAAGAGTTGGTAATGACTTTGTCCGCGGTGTCAGTGGTGGTGAACGGAAGCGTGTCAGTATTGCAGAGGCAACTCTCAGCGGCAGTCCTCTCCAGTGTTGGGATAACAGTACCCGTGGTCTGGATAGTGCAAACGCCTTGGAGTTCTGCAAGACCCTGAATCTGATGACAAAATATGCTGGTGCCACAGTCGCTGTGGCCATCTACCAGGCTTCTCAGAGTGCTTACGATGTTTTTGACAAGGTGACTGTATTGTATGAAGGCAGACAGATCTACTTTGGTCGCACAGATGAAGCAAAGGAGTTCTTCACCACCATGGGATTCGAGTGTCCAGAGCGTCAAACGACTGCCGATTTCCTTACCTCCCTTACTAGTCCATCTGAGCGTATTGTGAAGAAGGGCTACGAGGGCAAGGTTCCACGAACACCCGATGAATTCGCTGCTGCCTGGAAGAACAGCGAGGCATACGCGAAATTGATAAGGGAAATCGAAGAATACAACCGGGAATTCCCCTTGGGTGGTGAATCCGTTCAGAAATTCGTCGAGTCCCGCAGAGCAATGCAGGCGAAGAACCA GCGCGTGGGGTCTCCGTATACAGTCTCCATCTACGAACAGGTCAGACTCTGCATGATCCGCGGATTTCAACGTCTGAAGGGTGATTCCAGTTTGACCATGAGTCAATTGATTGGAAATTTCATTATGGCCTTGATCATTGGAAGTGTCTTCTACAATTTGCAGCATGATACGTCAAGTTTCTATTCTCGTGGCGCCTTACTTTTCTTTGCCGTGTTGCTTAACGCATTTTCCAGTGCGCTCGAG ATTTTGACTCTATACGCTCAACGTCCCATTGTCGAAAAACAGGCCCGTTACGCAATGTATCATCCGTTCGCTGAAGCCATCGCGTCTATGCTTTGTGACATGCCCTACAAGATCACGAATGcaataatatttaatattacCCTTTATTTCATGACGAATCTTCGCCGTGAGCCAGGTCCATTCTTCGTGTTCCTTCTGTTTACTTTTGTGACTACTATGACCATGTCCATGCTTTTCCGTACGATAGCCGCTTCGTCCAGAACCCTCTCTCAAGCTTTGGTGCCTGCCGCCATCCTTATTCTGGGTTTGGTTATCTATACCGGTTTCACCATCCCCACTCGGAATATGCTTGGCTGGTCGCGATGGATGAACTACCTTGATCCGATTGCCTATGGATTCGAAAGTTTGATGGTCAATGAATTTCACAACACCAAATGGAAATGCTCCTCCGCAGAGCTTATTCCAAATTATGAAGGTGCTTCTCTGGCGAATAAGATTTGCTCTACAGTCggtgctgttgctggttCTGAATATGTTTATGGCGACGACTACCTTGAGCAGAGTTTCCAATACTACGAGAGCCACAAGTGGAGGAATCTGGGTATCATGTTTGCCTTCATGGTGTTTTTCTTGGCCACCTATTTGACTGCCACTGAGTACATTTCGGAGGCTAAGTCCAAGGGTGAAGTTCTACTCTTCCGCCGTGGTCACTATTCTCGTGGTGCGGCTGATGTCGAGACCCACAACGAAGTATCTGCCACCGAGAAGACGAACGAATCCAGTGACGGCGCAGGCGCTGCGATTCAGAGGCAAGAGGCCATTTTCCACTGGCAGGATGTGTGCTACGACATTAAGATCAAGGGCGAGCCTCGGCGCATTCTCGATCATGTCGATGGCTGGGTCAAGCCTGGTACTTGTACCGCTCTCATG GGTGTGTCTGGTGCTGGTAAAACAACACTCCTGGATGTACTTGCTACTCGTGTGACAATGGGTGTGGTAACTGGTGAGATGCTGGTCGATGGCCGCCTACGCGACCAATCCTTCCAGCGAAAGACGGGTTATGTTCAGCAACaagatcttcaccttcaCACTACCACTGTGCGTGAGGCCTTGAGATTCAGTGCTATCCTTCGCCAGCCTGCACATGTTAGCCGTCAGGAGAAGCTCGATTATGTCGAAGAGGTGATTAAGCTACTTGGGATGGAAGCGTACGCAGATGCGGTCGTTGGTGTTCCTGGTGAAG GTCTGAATGTTGAACAGCGGAAACGTCTAACCATTGGTGTTGAATTGGCTGCCAAGCCCCAGCTGCTTCTGTTCCTCGACGAGCCCACGTCCGGTCTGGACAGTCAAACTTCCTGGTCTATTCTTGATCTTATCGATACCCTGACTAAGCATGGTCAAGCCATTCTTTGCACTATCCATCAGCCTTCCGCCATGCTTTTCCAGCGCTTTGACCGTCTGCTCTTCCTGGCCAAAGGTGGTAAGACCGTGTACTTCGGTGAAATTGGAGAGAGATCATCAACTCTCGCGAGCTATTTCGAACGAAACGGTGCCCCGAAACTTCCCGTTGAGGCGAACCCCGCTGAATGGATGCTCGAAGTCATTGGTGCCGCTCCCGGATCCCACAGTGATATTGACTGGCCTGCCGTGTGGCGTGAGAGCCCTGAGCGCGAAGCTGTCCGCAACCACCTTGCAGAGCTGAAATCCACACTTTCGCAGAAGTCAGTTGACTCTTCTCACAGCGATGAGAGCAGCTTCAAGGAATTCGCCGCACCCTTCAGTGTTCAGCTGTACGAGTGTCTGGTCCGCGTGTTCTCCCAATATTGGCGGACACCAGTCTACATCTACTCTAAGGCAGTTCTCTGTATTCTCACGTCTCTCTACATcgggttctccttcttccatGCAGAAAACAGCAGACAGGGTCTCCAAAACCAGATGTTCAGTATCTTTATGTTGATGACTATCTTCGGTAACCTCGTCCAACAAATTATGCCCAACTTCGTCACCCAACGTGCCCTCTACGAGGCTCGTGAAAGACCTTCCAAGGCATACTCCTGGAAAGCATTCATGACAGCCAATATCCTGGTCGAGCTCCCCTGGAATGCACTTATGAgtgtcatcatcttcgtctgcTGGTACTACCCCATCGGTCTCTACCGCAATGCTGAACCCACCGACAGTGTCCATGAGCGTGGAGCCCTTATGTGGCTTCttatcctctccttcctcctaTTCACCTCCACCTTCGCGCACATGATGATCGCTGGTATTGAGCTCGCCGAGACAGGTGGTAACCTTGCAaacttgctcttctctctgTGTCTGATTTTCTGTGGTGTCCTCGCCACCCCCGAAACCCTCCCcggcttctggatcttcatgtACCGCGTTTCCCCATTTACATACCTAGTATCAGGAATGCTCGCAACAGGTGTCGGTCGCACCACCGCCGTCTGCGAAAAGGTCGAATTCCTGCACCTCACCCCGCCAGCCAACACCACTTGCTACGACTACATGAGCGATTACATCGGATCCTTTGGCGGCTACTTGGAAAACGACAATGCCACCGACTCCTGCTCCTTCTGCCAAATTTCGAGCACGGACACCTTCTTGTCTGCGGTTAGCAGTTACTACGAAGACCGGTGGCGCAACTTCGGTATCATGTGGgccttcatcgtcttcaacatcGCCGCCGCGGTGTTCATTTACTGGCTTGCTCGTGTGCCCAAGGGCTCGAGGTCTAAGAACTAA
- a CDS encoding clathrin-mediated endocytosis regulator UBX3 (predicted regulator of the ubiquitin pathway (contains UAS and UBX domains)): MSSSELDISQLSDSERSALDTYIAVTGQEPSEAIPLLRRSQWNVQIAISKFFDGEGPDPVEEARAALNTPPPRPNRQTQNLMTDDLTANFSSAVRAADPAPRVETQPEGQPVYRPPLLLALLFTPINLLYRLLYSSFRLFGALFPFLPRFFNTTASSALHGTRLNTNGRRPLGPKDTAARFIREFEEEYGTNTLPFLENGYNMALEKAHRDLKFLLVVLLAPEHDDTNGWVRDTLLFREVIDFVNDPQNNIIVWGGNVQDSEAYQVANSLRCTKFPFAAAIVHTPNVSSTAMSVVSRISGTTSPSEFIEKLRTAISQHKEPLERIGATRAEQQASRSLREQQDSAYERSLAIDRERARQRREAEAARQREEQEAAERQAAEEKRLHDLEQWKRWRVQAIPDEPSADVKDAVRVSIRLPSGERVIRKFAPEADLEELYAYVECYDILQESHEKPTDVEKPDGFEHQYGFRLVSPMPRAVYEVSAGGTIREKIGRGGNLLVEPIDDESDEEEEEES, encoded by the exons ATGTCCTCCTCGGAGCTTGATATTTCCCAGCTCTCCGACAGCGAAAGGTCTGCTCTAGACACCTATATAGCTGTAACAGGTCAGGAGCCGTCGGAAGCTATTCCTTTGTTGCGCCGTTCCCAATGGAATGTACAG ATCGCTATCTCCAAGTTTTTCGATGGGGAAGGCCCAGACCCTGTCGAAGAAGCCCGTGCAGCTCTCAatacccctcctcctcgacctaATCGTCAAACCCAAAATCTCATGACAGATGACCTCACCGCAAACTTCTCCTCGGCTGTGCGTGCCGCCGATCCTGCTCCCCGAGTTGAGACTCAACCAGAAGGACAACCGGTTTATCGTCCGCCTTTACTACTAGCTCTTCTATTTACCCCAATCAACCTTCTATACCGATTACTTTACAGTTCCTTCCGCCTCTTTGGAGCACtattccctttccttccccgtTTCTTCAATACAACAGCAAGCTCAGCTCTTCATGGTACACGACTGAACACCAATGGACGCCGGCCACTGGGACCCAAAGACACAGCTGCCAGGTTCATTCGAGAGTTTGAGGAGGAATATGGTACCAACACGCTGCCTTTCTTGGAAAATGGATACAATATGGCCCTAGAAAAAGCGCACCGGGACCTCAAATTTCTTCTCGTGGTTCTCCTGGCTCCTGAACATGATGACACGAACGGTTGGGTCCGGGATACCCTCTTGTTCCGGGAGGTCATAGACTTTGTCAATGACCCGCAGAACAACATCATTGTTTGGGGAGGCAATGTGCAGGATTCGGAGGCATATCAGGTTGCCAACTCTCTTCGATGCACCAAGTTCCCCTTCGCAGCTGCCATTGTTCACACTCCCAATGTATCATCGACGGCCATGTCCGTCGTCTCTAGAATATCCGGAACTACTTCACCATCAGAATTTATTGAGAAACTCCGAACCGCCATCTCACAGCACAAGGAGCCTCTAGAGAGGATCGGGGCCACTCGGGCCGAGCAGCAGGCCTCCCGCAGTCTACGGGAACAGCAAGACTCCGCCTACGAGCGTTCATTAGCCATTGACCGAGAGCGAGCGAGACAAAGACGGGAAGCCGAGGCTGCTAGACAACGGGAGGAACAAGAGGCTGCTGAGCGCCAGGCCGCGGAGGAGAAGCGGCTCCACGATCTTGAGCAGTGGAAGCGTTGGCGGGTACAGGCTATCCCCGACGAACCGAGCGCGGATGTCAAAGATGCCGTTCGTGTTAGCATTCGACTGCCTTCGGGCGAGCGTGTGATTCGGAAATTCGCGCCAGAAGCTGACCTTGAAGAGCTGTATGCATACGTTGAGTGCTATGATATCCTACAAGAGTCGCACGAGAAACCCACGGATGTTGAGAAACCAGATGGGTTTGAGCACCAGTACGGGTTTCGACTCGTTTCCCCTATGCCCCGGGCTGTATATGAAGTTAGTGCCGGAGGGACTATCCGGGAGAAGATCGGTCGAGGAGGCAATCTCCTTGTCGAACCGATCGACGACGaaagtgatgaggaggaagaggaagagtccTAG
- a CDS encoding PAN-complex poly(A)-binding subunit PAN3 (poly(A) ribonuclease subunit), with translation MASAGKPTLDDSRRATGSPKMKARVTMTYVDCTSSNNSRRRLNVDSPSFTPSLLSSNGSSPTTASVTAKKAATISPKAANAAPFQPRNITSPSNPLSAASAVGPVQANPFAHDTAAAAAALGGAFFAGQSGFQQPVQYHLYAPIGPHSQNTLGYQRNVHDLFLPNDFREELQKKAAATLQTLPNTQLPAQVDYFHSLVPLDLNHQKNATIFGFPSWVYKAQSSKDGNFYALRRLEGFRLTNEKAIRSVQAWKRVCNGSVVTVHDAFTSRSFQDSSLIFVTDYHPLSKTLAEQHLGAGNRFQGRHNTHIPEQVLWGYMTQIANGLKAIHSNGLAARILDPSKVLVTGKNRIRLNACAIMDVVQYDTQRSIAELQRQDLVNFGQLIVTLGANTPSVMHNPTKAMEHFTRAYSPQLKNSVFWLLNGLQKDQDRNIDIFITGISSQLMSTFDSALHLDDELTSDLSRELENGRLVRLVTKLNFVNERPEYEHDRQWSENGERYFLKMFRDYVFHQVDAQGDPVVDLGHVLSCLNKLDAGTDEKITLVSRDEQSCFVVSYKDIKKALESSFQALLKPTRRLH, from the exons ATGGCTTCCGCAGGGAAGCCTACCCTGGATGACTCCCGCCGGGCGACGGGATCACCTAAGATGAAGGCACGAG TGACAATGACTTACGTGGATTGTACCAGTAGCAACAACAGTAGAAGACGGCTGAACGTCGACTCCCCGAGCTTTACACCCTCTCTACTATCCTCCAATGGCTCTTCGCCAACTACGGCATCAGTTACAGCGAAGAAAGCCGCAACAATATCCCCCAAAGCTGCCAATGCAGCTCCGTTCCAACCAAGGAATATAACTTCAC CCTCGAACCCCCTTTCCGCGGCTAGTGCGGTCGGACCAGTCCAGGCCAACCCTTTTGCACATGATACTGCGGCGGCAGCTGCAGCACTGGGCGGCGCCTTTTTCGCCGGACAGTCCGGCTTCCAACAACCT GTCCAGTACCATTTGTACGCTCCTATTGGCCCTCATAGTCAAAACACGCTGGGCTACCAACGgaatgttcatgatcttttccttcccaatGACTTCCGCGAAGAACtgcagaagaaagctgcagCTACACTACAAACCTTACCGA ACACCCAACTACCCGCTCAAGTCGATTACTTCCATTCCCTTGTCCCCTTGGACCTAAATCACCAGAAGAACGCAACCATCTTTGGCTTTCCCAGTTGGGTATATAAAGCGCAATCCAGCAAAGATGGCAATTTCTATGCTCTTCGAAGACTAGAAG GTTTTCGCTTGACAAATGAGAAAGCGATCCGATCGGTTCAGGCGTGGAAACGAGTTTGTAACGGAAGCGTGGTAACAGTCCACGATGCCTTTACCAGCAGGAGCTTCCAAGACAGCTCGCTGATCTTTGTCACTGACTACCACCCTCTCTCTAAAACACTTGCCGAACAACACCTGGGTGCTGGGAATAGGTTTCAAGGCCGGCATAATACGCACATCCCTGAGCAGGTCCTGTGGGGCTATATGACCCAGATCGCAAACGGCCTCAAGGCTATCCACAGCAACGGGCTTGCCGCAAGGATTCTTGATCCCAGTAAAGTTCTCGTCACCGGCAAAAATCGCATTCGCCTGAACGCCTGTGCTATCATGGATGTGGTCCAGTATGATACCCAGCGGTCTATCGCCGAACTCCAACGTCAGGACTTGGTTAATTTCGGACAACTCATTGTGACTTTGGGCGCCAATACGCCCAGTGTCATGCATAACCCCACCAAAGCTATGGAACATTTTACCCGTGCTTACAGTCCACAACTCAAGAATTCGGTGTTCTGGTTGCTCAATGGACTGCAGAAGGACCAAGACCGAAATATTGACATCTTCATAACTGGCATTTCTTCGCAGTTAATGTCAACATTCGACTCAGCCCTCCATCTGGACGATGAACTGACGTCAGACTTGAGCCGGGAACTTGAGAATGGCCGTTTGGTTCGTCTAGTGACCAAGTTGAATTTCGTCAACGAGCGGCCGGAGTATGAGCATGATCGGCAGTGGTCGGAGAATGGGGAGCGATACTTCCTTAAGATGTTCCGCGACTACGTGTTCCACCAAGTTGATGCTCAGGGTGACCCGGTCGTTGACCTGGGTCATGTGCTTTCATGTCTGAATAAGTTGGATGCGGGCACGGATGAGAAAATCACTTTGGTGAGTCGCGATGAACAAAGTTGCTTTGTCGTTAGCTACAAAGACATCAAGAAAGCACTGGAGTCGTCATTTCAGGCGCTTCTGAAGCCCACCAGAAGGCTTCATTAA
- a CDS encoding fasciclin domain-containing protein (predicted protein), with amino-acid sequence MKVYLWTVAATATLSSALFIPTSQQALKDLDLNNIDVNDKAALDDYLLQLSLLDAASEIQNSRLDDILPPIFDTVDAEDYDYDYFDDDDYDDAEYFPLDITELPPFSQLHPPHHPPSDKTIYELITESKYTTILAKLIKEDEELVHLLNSTEANHTFFAPTDDAFKKIPHHDDHKPPKELIRAFIKYHLVPGLWDARTVFHSHTLPTELESRALGDKLPQRLSVRAGWRGLTLNFYSRVVAPDIPGTNGLIHGISSVLIPPPTTKTLLDLVPTKFSTFDLAILKTNLTIPENTGKDTGKGHTIFAPSNTAFSKLGLKINAFLFSPYGQKYLLALLKYHIVPDRTLYSDVIYTEEGEIRPFGVKGFTHLDLPTLLGDRRLSVDVARFGPYASLKVNGFQRVAVADALGRDGNVHIVDQVLVPPKKVVEGATEWDEWNEELTVEGLKERLAAWVEDDQDDYDEGMELWAHAFDL; translated from the exons ATGAAGGTCTATCTCTGGACGGTGGCAGCAACCGCCACTCTCTCCTCGGCCTTATTCATTCCCACCTCCCAACAAGCCCTAAAAGACCTCGACCTCAACAACATAGACGTAAACGATAAGGCCGCCCTCGACGATTACCTCCTTCAACTCTCACTATTGGACGCCGCATCCGAAATACAAAACAGTCGCCTAGACGACATCCTCCCCCCGATCTTTGACACAGTAGACGCAGAAGACTACGACTACGACTACTTCGACGATGACGACTATGACGACGCAGAATACTTCCCCTTGGACATCACCGAGCTGCCTCCCTTCTCCCAACTACATCCCCCACACCACCCGCCCTCCGACAAGACCATCTACGAGCTCATCACTGAAAGCAAATACACCACCATCCTGGCGAAGCttatcaaagaagacgaggaactAGTCCATCTCCTCAACTCGACAGAAGCAAACCACACTTTCTTCGCGCCCACAGACGACGCATTCAAGAAGATCCCGCACCATGACGACCACAAACCGCCCAAGGAGCTCATCCGCGCCTTCATCAAGTACCACCTCGTCCCGGGACTTTGGGACGCCCGCACCGTCTTCCATAGCCACACGCTGCCGACTGAATTGGAGAGTCGAGCATTGGGAGACAAGCTCCCGCAGAGACTATCCGTCCGAGCAGGCTGGAGAGGTCTAACGCTGAACTTCTATAGTCGGGTCGTAGCACCTGATATT CCCGGCACAAACGGCCTAATCCACGGTATATCCAGCGTCCTCATCCCAcccccaacaaccaaaacGCTACTCGACCTAGTCCCCACAAAATTCAGCACCTTCGACCTCGCCATCCTCAAAACCAACCTCACCATACCCGAAAACACAGGCAAAGACACCGGGAAAGGCCACACGATCTTTGCCCCCTCCAACACAGCCTTCAGCAAACTCGGCCTCAAAATCAACGCGTTCCTGTTCTCGCCCTATGGCCAGAAATACCTCCTCGCTCTTCTCAAGTATCATATTGTTCCGGATCGGACGCTGTACTCGGATGTGATTTACACGGAGGAGGGCGAGATCCGGCCGTTTGGGGTCAAGGGGTTCACGCATTTGGATCTGCCGACGTTGTTGGGGGATAGGAGGTTGAGTGTTGATGTGGCGCGGTTTGGGCCGTATGCTTCGTTGAAGGTTAATGGGTTTCAGCGGGTGGCGGTTGCGGATGCGTTGGGGCGGGATGGAAATGTGCACATTGTCGATCAGGTCTTGGTTCCGCcgaagaaggtggtggagggggcGACGGAGTGGGATGAGTGGAACGAGGAGTTGACGGTGGAGGGTCTGAAGGAGCGGCTTGCCGCgtgggtggaggatgatcagGATGATTATGACGAGGGGATGGAGTTGTGGGCTCATGCCTTTGACTTGTAG